In one Pungitius pungitius chromosome 13, fPunPun2.1, whole genome shotgun sequence genomic region, the following are encoded:
- the mmrn2a gene encoding multimerin-2a isoform X2: MTAVRELVLVLGLLVSARCEVRARDPDVDEDDEESGPKGGGGGGGGGGAGGAASPPILEGLHPRASETSPLGDRGNHPARTGNWCAFVQKRVVTVAVKCGTETYTIKSQSPCPSGKSDCQLVMYKLSTRPVYRQRQQISSALLWRCCPGHGGHNCEDSVSGAQLDSGSSALIGGSDTVRTEPLAPGLQRGDPDQEQSDHQVPYGAGYHDDRQGPTPPAPEPDRRHDPDAGPNPQRHQAHRPHQRPHAPQQHQLHQLHQLHQLHRQQEHRPPVDEVDAEPLLYPEAPAPLPVPHMMALVMSQLQPVLQGFNRSLEQLGRQVGDLARDVARLKGSGPEEVEEEEEEEEEMQSGAAEQRLDAKLDEVFQHVEEVRRQMESQRTDVENRLHSQHAMLHYNLTSFKMDVDVKLKRHQKMLQVSLQAMNATLTELKLDQDQPAEDQLEDHPPPPPRPPLQPPYTSALWEAIERLDNVVVNNSVKVDGLTEDLEISLGEVQQLRRDVKELETHINGTARTSQILFMETGLEVEAAREAVLTRVGELARNLSRQGGLLQEMDVDVDYLYEAFYKHNSSAGCDCSGLKDAIALLGRGVANVTELANDNRLALEEGDAEVAQRWGAAGDWEPAVEALQYGLQQVKESLASEHNRTSSLDQSLALLSSWAQADLSGLKLADAALVKEMQRLSGSFTSLLTDVVRHSDVLGLLLGEEVLEFLQWTVRDQEATSIPALKKQLSLLQEQQRRNSLDITSLQGNKPGGREELPSADQPSSSSSSSSHPHSDDWLPGSMRRNSGGVPARERQLLLRPQHAGDGSDLWNLEKTVEQLKLKVLLLEEKSSNASNQREAQARLQSEVMWLKRGLEEHLRVFKNVFSNADALVGSDATLELDKLWQLVKNRDGKKEKKSGGGRGGANRRSRRDTSGAAEVPLSQSGDPLLLVGGSPVRVSSSVLVFRASLNRGQCYSDGGAFAAPLDGIYLFVLTLDLYPGRAHVVLRRGSGAPPRVLQRREASAGGGAVTNVGLLRLRRGEEVKLELRGAARTAVRTASEDHVLMVLLLHRGGDSGS; the protein is encoded by the exons ATGACGGCTGTGAGGGaactggtgctggtgctgggcCTACTGGTGAGCGCCCGCTGTGAGGTCAGAGCGCGGGACCCCGATgtggacgaggacgacgaggagtcGGGgccaaaaggaggaggaggaggaggaggaggaggaggtgcgggAGGAGCGGCGTCTCCCCCCATCCTCGAGGGGCTTCACCCAAGGGCGTCGGAGACGTCCCCGCTGGGAGACAGAGGGAACCACCCAGCCCGGACCGG AAACTGGTGTGCGTTCGTGCAGAAGCGCGTGGTTACCGTGGCGGTGAAGTGTGGAACGGAGACGTACACCATCAAGTCTCAGAGTCCGTGTCCGAGTGGGAAGTCCGACTGTCAGCTGGTCAT gtACAAGCTGTCCACCCGGCCGGTCTACAGGCAGAGGCAGCAGATCTCCAGCGCTCTGCTGTGGCGCTGCTGCCCGGGGCACGGAGGACACAACTGTGAGGACTCAG TCTCTGGTGCACAGCTGGATTCCGGAAGCTCGGCTCTGATTGGAGGATCTGACACCGTGAGGACGGAGCCCCTCGCTCCAG GTCTGCAGCGCGGCGACCCGGACCAAGAACAGAGCGACCACCAGGTCCCGTATGGCGCCGGCTACCATGACGACCGGCAGGGCCCCACGCCACCGGCCCCGGAGCCGGACCGCCGGCACGACCCCGACGCCGGGCCCAATCCTCAGCGCCACCAGGCCCACCGACCCCACCAAAGGCCGCATGCGCCGCAGCAGCATCAGCTGCATCAGCTGCATCAGCTGCATCAGCTGCACCGGCAGCAGGAACACCGACCCCCTG TCGATGAGGTCGATGCGGAGCCCCTCCTGTACCCAGAAGCCCCCgctcccctccccgtcccccACATGATGGCCTTGGTCATGTCCCAACTGCAGCCGGTCCTGCAGGGCTTCAACCGCTCGCTGGAGCAGCTGGGCCGGCAGGTGGGGGACCTGGCCCGGGACGTGGCCCGGCTGAAGGGCAGCGGGccggaggaggtggaagaggaggaggaggaggaggaggagatgcagtCCGGAGCAGCGGAGCAGCGCCTGGATGCCAAACTGGATGAGGTGTTTCAGCACGTCGAGGAGGTCCGGAGGCAGATGGAGAGCCAGCGGACGGACGTGGAGAACAGGCTGCACTCCCAGCATGCAATGCTGCACTACAACCTGACCAGCTTCAAGATGGACGTCGACGTGAAGCTGAAACGCCACCAGAAGATGTTGCAG GTCAGCCTGCAGGCCATGAACGCAACGCTGACCGAGCTGAAGCTGGACCAGGATCAGCCCGCTGAGGATCAGCTGGAGGAtcacccccctccgcccccccgcccaccGCTGCAGCCCCCCTACACCTCGGCCCTCTGGGAGGCCATCGAGCGGCTGGACAACGTGGTGGTCAACAACTCCGTGAAG GTGGACGGCCTGACGGAGGACCTGGAGATCAGCCTGGGGGAGGTCCAGCAGCTGAGGCGGGACGTCAAGGAGCTGGAGACGCACATCAACGGGACGGCCAGGACCAGTCAGATCCTGTTCATGGAGACGGggctggaggtggaggcggcgAGGGAGGCGGTGCTGACGCGGGTCGGCGAGCTGGCTCGGAACCTCAGCCGGCAGGGCGGGCTCCTCCAGGAGATGGACGTGGACGTGGACTATTTGTACGAGGCCTTCTACAAGCACAACTCCTCGGCCGGCTGCGACTGCAGCGGGCTGAAGGACGCCATCGCTCTCCTGGGGAGGGGCGTGGCCAACGTGACGGAGCTGGCCAACGATAACCGGCTAGCcctggaggagggggacgccgaGGTGGCGCAGCGGTGGGGCGCAGCGGGCGACTGGGAGCCGGCAGTGGAGGCGCTCCAATACGGCCTCCAGCAG gtgaaggagtcTCTGGCCTCAGAGCACAACAGGACCAGCAGTCTGGACCAAAGCCTGGCGCTGCTGAGCAGCTGGGCGCAGGCCGACCTCTCGGGCCTGAAGCTGGCCGACGCGGCGCTGGTGAAGGAGATGCAACGCCTGTCCGGCTCCTTCACGTCGCTCCTGACGGACGTCGTCCGACACAGCGACGTGCTAGGGCTGCTGCTgggggaggaggtgctggagttCCTGCAGTGGACCGTCCGGGATCAGGAGGCCACCTCCATCCCAGCTCTGAAGAAGCAGCTGAGTCTCCTGCAGGAGCAACAGAGAAGGAACAGCCTGGACATCACGTCGCTGCAGGGCAACAAGCCAG GAGGTCGTGAGGAGTTGCCATCTGCTGaccagccctcctcctcctcctcctcctcatcgcaTCCTCACTCTGACGACTGGCTCCCTGGGAGCATGAGGAGGAACAGCGGTGGAGTTCCGGCCCGCGAGCgccagctcctcctccgcccgcaGCACGCAGGAGACGGCAGTGACCTGTGGAACCTGGAGAAAACGGTGGAGCAGCTGAAGCTGAAGGTGCTCCTGCTCGAGGAGAAGTCCTCCAACGCTTCGAACCAGAGGGAGGCGCAGGCCAGGCTCCAGTCGGAGGTGATGTGGCTGAAGAGGGGCCTGGAGGAACACCTGAGGGTCTTCAAGAACGTCTTCAGTAACGCTGACGCGCTGGTGGGTTCCGACGCCACGCTGGAGCTCGACAAACTGTGGCAGCTGGTGAAGAACCGAGacgggaagaaggagaagaagagtggaggaggaagaggaggtgcaaACCGTCGGAGCAGGAGGGACACGTCAG gTGCGGCTGAGGTCCcgctcagccaatcaggagacCCCCTGCTGCTGGTGGGCGGGTCTCCTGTGCGCGTGTCGAGCAGCGTCCTGGTGTTCCGGGCCTCGCTGAACCGGGGTCAGTGTTACTCCGACGGGGGCGCCTTCGCGGCCCCGCTGGACGGAATCTACCTGTTCGTCCTCACCTTGGACCTGTATCCCGGCCGCGCCCACGTGGTCCTGAGGAGGGGCTCGGGCGCCCCCCCGCGGGTCTTGCAACGGCGGGAGGCGTCGGCCGGCGGGGGGGCGGTCACCAACGTGGGCCTGCTGCGCCtccggaggggggaggaggtgaagctGGAACTGAGGGgagcggcgaggacggcggTGCGGACGGCGTCCGAGGACCATGTGCTcatggtgctgctgctccaccgggggggggactctggcAGTTAA
- the mmrn2a gene encoding multimerin-2a isoform X1, translating to MTAVRELVLVLGLLVSARCEVRARDPDVDEDDEESGPKGGGGGGGGGGAGGAASPPILEGLHPRASETSPLGDRGNHPARTGNWCAFVQKRVVTVAVKCGTETYTIKSQSPCPSGKSDCQLVMYKLSTRPVYRQRQQISSALLWRCCPGHGGHNCEDSVSGAQLDSGSSALIGGSDTVRTEPLAPGTRDGLQRGDPDQEQSDHQVPYGAGYHDDRQGPTPPAPEPDRRHDPDAGPNPQRHQAHRPHQRPHAPQQHQLHQLHQLHQLHRQQEHRPPVDEVDAEPLLYPEAPAPLPVPHMMALVMSQLQPVLQGFNRSLEQLGRQVGDLARDVARLKGSGPEEVEEEEEEEEEMQSGAAEQRLDAKLDEVFQHVEEVRRQMESQRTDVENRLHSQHAMLHYNLTSFKMDVDVKLKRHQKMLQVSLQAMNATLTELKLDQDQPAEDQLEDHPPPPPRPPLQPPYTSALWEAIERLDNVVVNNSVKVDGLTEDLEISLGEVQQLRRDVKELETHINGTARTSQILFMETGLEVEAAREAVLTRVGELARNLSRQGGLLQEMDVDVDYLYEAFYKHNSSAGCDCSGLKDAIALLGRGVANVTELANDNRLALEEGDAEVAQRWGAAGDWEPAVEALQYGLQQVKESLASEHNRTSSLDQSLALLSSWAQADLSGLKLADAALVKEMQRLSGSFTSLLTDVVRHSDVLGLLLGEEVLEFLQWTVRDQEATSIPALKKQLSLLQEQQRRNSLDITSLQGNKPGGREELPSADQPSSSSSSSSHPHSDDWLPGSMRRNSGGVPARERQLLLRPQHAGDGSDLWNLEKTVEQLKLKVLLLEEKSSNASNQREAQARLQSEVMWLKRGLEEHLRVFKNVFSNADALVGSDATLELDKLWQLVKNRDGKKEKKSGGGRGGANRRSRRDTSGAAEVPLSQSGDPLLLVGGSPVRVSSSVLVFRASLNRGQCYSDGGAFAAPLDGIYLFVLTLDLYPGRAHVVLRRGSGAPPRVLQRREASAGGGAVTNVGLLRLRRGEEVKLELRGAARTAVRTASEDHVLMVLLLHRGGDSGS from the exons ATGACGGCTGTGAGGGaactggtgctggtgctgggcCTACTGGTGAGCGCCCGCTGTGAGGTCAGAGCGCGGGACCCCGATgtggacgaggacgacgaggagtcGGGgccaaaaggaggaggaggaggaggaggaggaggaggtgcgggAGGAGCGGCGTCTCCCCCCATCCTCGAGGGGCTTCACCCAAGGGCGTCGGAGACGTCCCCGCTGGGAGACAGAGGGAACCACCCAGCCCGGACCGG AAACTGGTGTGCGTTCGTGCAGAAGCGCGTGGTTACCGTGGCGGTGAAGTGTGGAACGGAGACGTACACCATCAAGTCTCAGAGTCCGTGTCCGAGTGGGAAGTCCGACTGTCAGCTGGTCAT gtACAAGCTGTCCACCCGGCCGGTCTACAGGCAGAGGCAGCAGATCTCCAGCGCTCTGCTGTGGCGCTGCTGCCCGGGGCACGGAGGACACAACTGTGAGGACTCAG TCTCTGGTGCACAGCTGGATTCCGGAAGCTCGGCTCTGATTGGAGGATCTGACACCGTGAGGACGGAGCCCCTCGCTCCAGGTACGCGAGACG GTCTGCAGCGCGGCGACCCGGACCAAGAACAGAGCGACCACCAGGTCCCGTATGGCGCCGGCTACCATGACGACCGGCAGGGCCCCACGCCACCGGCCCCGGAGCCGGACCGCCGGCACGACCCCGACGCCGGGCCCAATCCTCAGCGCCACCAGGCCCACCGACCCCACCAAAGGCCGCATGCGCCGCAGCAGCATCAGCTGCATCAGCTGCATCAGCTGCATCAGCTGCACCGGCAGCAGGAACACCGACCCCCTG TCGATGAGGTCGATGCGGAGCCCCTCCTGTACCCAGAAGCCCCCgctcccctccccgtcccccACATGATGGCCTTGGTCATGTCCCAACTGCAGCCGGTCCTGCAGGGCTTCAACCGCTCGCTGGAGCAGCTGGGCCGGCAGGTGGGGGACCTGGCCCGGGACGTGGCCCGGCTGAAGGGCAGCGGGccggaggaggtggaagaggaggaggaggaggaggaggagatgcagtCCGGAGCAGCGGAGCAGCGCCTGGATGCCAAACTGGATGAGGTGTTTCAGCACGTCGAGGAGGTCCGGAGGCAGATGGAGAGCCAGCGGACGGACGTGGAGAACAGGCTGCACTCCCAGCATGCAATGCTGCACTACAACCTGACCAGCTTCAAGATGGACGTCGACGTGAAGCTGAAACGCCACCAGAAGATGTTGCAG GTCAGCCTGCAGGCCATGAACGCAACGCTGACCGAGCTGAAGCTGGACCAGGATCAGCCCGCTGAGGATCAGCTGGAGGAtcacccccctccgcccccccgcccaccGCTGCAGCCCCCCTACACCTCGGCCCTCTGGGAGGCCATCGAGCGGCTGGACAACGTGGTGGTCAACAACTCCGTGAAG GTGGACGGCCTGACGGAGGACCTGGAGATCAGCCTGGGGGAGGTCCAGCAGCTGAGGCGGGACGTCAAGGAGCTGGAGACGCACATCAACGGGACGGCCAGGACCAGTCAGATCCTGTTCATGGAGACGGggctggaggtggaggcggcgAGGGAGGCGGTGCTGACGCGGGTCGGCGAGCTGGCTCGGAACCTCAGCCGGCAGGGCGGGCTCCTCCAGGAGATGGACGTGGACGTGGACTATTTGTACGAGGCCTTCTACAAGCACAACTCCTCGGCCGGCTGCGACTGCAGCGGGCTGAAGGACGCCATCGCTCTCCTGGGGAGGGGCGTGGCCAACGTGACGGAGCTGGCCAACGATAACCGGCTAGCcctggaggagggggacgccgaGGTGGCGCAGCGGTGGGGCGCAGCGGGCGACTGGGAGCCGGCAGTGGAGGCGCTCCAATACGGCCTCCAGCAG gtgaaggagtcTCTGGCCTCAGAGCACAACAGGACCAGCAGTCTGGACCAAAGCCTGGCGCTGCTGAGCAGCTGGGCGCAGGCCGACCTCTCGGGCCTGAAGCTGGCCGACGCGGCGCTGGTGAAGGAGATGCAACGCCTGTCCGGCTCCTTCACGTCGCTCCTGACGGACGTCGTCCGACACAGCGACGTGCTAGGGCTGCTGCTgggggaggaggtgctggagttCCTGCAGTGGACCGTCCGGGATCAGGAGGCCACCTCCATCCCAGCTCTGAAGAAGCAGCTGAGTCTCCTGCAGGAGCAACAGAGAAGGAACAGCCTGGACATCACGTCGCTGCAGGGCAACAAGCCAG GAGGTCGTGAGGAGTTGCCATCTGCTGaccagccctcctcctcctcctcctcctcatcgcaTCCTCACTCTGACGACTGGCTCCCTGGGAGCATGAGGAGGAACAGCGGTGGAGTTCCGGCCCGCGAGCgccagctcctcctccgcccgcaGCACGCAGGAGACGGCAGTGACCTGTGGAACCTGGAGAAAACGGTGGAGCAGCTGAAGCTGAAGGTGCTCCTGCTCGAGGAGAAGTCCTCCAACGCTTCGAACCAGAGGGAGGCGCAGGCCAGGCTCCAGTCGGAGGTGATGTGGCTGAAGAGGGGCCTGGAGGAACACCTGAGGGTCTTCAAGAACGTCTTCAGTAACGCTGACGCGCTGGTGGGTTCCGACGCCACGCTGGAGCTCGACAAACTGTGGCAGCTGGTGAAGAACCGAGacgggaagaaggagaagaagagtggaggaggaagaggaggtgcaaACCGTCGGAGCAGGAGGGACACGTCAG gTGCGGCTGAGGTCCcgctcagccaatcaggagacCCCCTGCTGCTGGTGGGCGGGTCTCCTGTGCGCGTGTCGAGCAGCGTCCTGGTGTTCCGGGCCTCGCTGAACCGGGGTCAGTGTTACTCCGACGGGGGCGCCTTCGCGGCCCCGCTGGACGGAATCTACCTGTTCGTCCTCACCTTGGACCTGTATCCCGGCCGCGCCCACGTGGTCCTGAGGAGGGGCTCGGGCGCCCCCCCGCGGGTCTTGCAACGGCGGGAGGCGTCGGCCGGCGGGGGGGCGGTCACCAACGTGGGCCTGCTGCGCCtccggaggggggaggaggtgaagctGGAACTGAGGGgagcggcgaggacggcggTGCGGACGGCGTCCGAGGACCATGTGCTcatggtgctgctgctccaccgggggggggactctggcAGTTAA